A region from the Marinobacter sp. SS13-12 genome encodes:
- a CDS encoding DnaJ domain-containing protein — translation MPLTFLVIILAVVAWFWLRSQPASQRKPAIIKLVLFSGILMVVVMALTGRLHFLFALLGFLFPLLRRFLPGLLGGSRPGGFGGGAGGTEGAEAQTGNQSNVASDILNMTLDHDSGDMTGEILKGPMAGRALADLGEGEFIELLQYCRQHDDDSARLLETYLDRRFGDSWRADDPHNGDDSERGESEERYRGGSLSESEARDILGVEPDASRNDIIQAHRRMMQKMHPDRGGSNYFAARINEAKELLLGE, via the coding sequence GTGCCATTAACGTTTCTGGTTATTATTCTGGCGGTTGTTGCATGGTTCTGGCTGCGCAGCCAACCGGCCAGCCAGCGTAAACCTGCCATTATCAAACTGGTGTTGTTTTCCGGCATCCTGATGGTGGTTGTTATGGCGCTGACGGGCCGCTTGCACTTCCTGTTTGCCCTGCTGGGCTTCCTGTTTCCGCTGCTGCGCCGTTTCCTGCCAGGTTTGCTGGGCGGCAGCAGACCCGGGGGCTTCGGAGGCGGAGCCGGTGGCACGGAGGGTGCCGAAGCCCAAACGGGCAACCAGTCTAACGTTGCCAGTGACATCCTCAACATGACACTGGATCACGACTCCGGAGACATGACCGGCGAGATACTGAAAGGCCCCATGGCAGGTCGGGCGCTGGCGGATCTGGGCGAAGGCGAGTTTATCGAACTACTGCAGTACTGCAGGCAGCATGATGACGATTCCGCCCGGCTGCTGGAAACTTACCTGGACCGCCGCTTTGGTGACTCCTGGCGTGCAGATGACCCCCACAATGGTGATGACAGCGAACGCGGGGAAAGCGAAGAAAGGTACCGTGGCGGCTCACTGTCTGAAAGTGAAGCCCGGGATATCCTGGGGGTGGAGCCTGATGCCTCTCGCAACGACATCATCCAGGCGCACCGCCGCATGATGCAGAAGATGCACCCGGACCGTGGCGGCAGTAACTATTTTGCCGCCCGCATCAACGAGGCGAAGGAGCTCCTGCTCGGCGAATAA
- a CDS encoding DNA-3-methyladenine glycosylase I, with product MSFARIYSQAAARKGGDAELRALLPWVAGPDELEARSDDRYLSEVTRCVFKAGFVWRVIENKWPGFEAAFKGFVPLYWQQVPPEVLEDLAQDERIVRNMQKIRTVPDNARMIVDGGREHGSFGAFLSHWPSDDQVGLLMWLKRNGARLGGNTAQYFLRRVGWDGFILSSDVVAGLHREERLDATPGSKKALVQAQQAFNDWHWETGLPYSHLSRILSCSVGD from the coding sequence ATGTCCTTTGCCAGAATTTACAGCCAGGCAGCCGCCCGCAAGGGAGGAGACGCCGAATTGCGGGCACTGCTACCCTGGGTCGCCGGGCCTGACGAGCTGGAAGCCCGGAGCGACGACCGCTACCTGTCGGAGGTTACCCGCTGTGTGTTCAAGGCCGGATTCGTGTGGCGGGTCATCGAGAATAAATGGCCGGGTTTCGAGGCTGCGTTCAAGGGCTTCGTACCGCTCTACTGGCAGCAGGTACCTCCAGAAGTGCTGGAGGACCTGGCGCAGGACGAGCGCATTGTGCGCAACATGCAGAAAATCCGAACCGTACCGGATAACGCCAGGATGATTGTGGATGGCGGCCGTGAGCACGGCAGCTTCGGGGCTTTCCTCAGCCACTGGCCCTCGGATGATCAGGTTGGCCTGCTGATGTGGCTCAAACGCAACGGCGCCCGGCTGGGTGGCAATACCGCCCAGTATTTCCTGCGCCGGGTTGGCTGGGATGGCTTTATTTTGTCCTCGGATGTGGTCGCCGGGCTGCACCGTGAAGAACGGCTGGACGCGACGCCGGGCAGCAAAAAAGCCCTGGTGCAGGCCCAACAGGCGTTCAATGACTGGCACTGGGAAACTGGCCTGCCCTACAGTCATTTATCGCGGATTCTGTCCTGTTCGGTGGGGGACTGA
- a CDS encoding DUF2897 family protein produces the protein MPTIGWVFLLGAIALVLGGLFMLRDSGKMPISKEKMKKIQARKAEIEAEESAEDREQW, from the coding sequence ATGCCAACTATAGGATGGGTCTTTCTTCTGGGTGCCATTGCCTTGGTGCTTGGCGGACTGTTCATGCTGCGTGACAGCGGCAAGATGCCGATTTCAAAGGAAAAAATGAAGAAAATACAGGCGCGGAAAGCAGAAATCGAAGCTGAGGAAAGCGCGGAGGACAGAGAGCAGTGGTGA
- a CDS encoding MHYT domain-containing protein translates to MTGYYDYTLVVASFVVAVLASYSALYFGAQLANLEGGKARLWLTLGALSMGTGVWVMHFVGMQAYVMPVETSYDLTITVVSWLAAVGASGLALYIIGKERIGNVQFAIGSLFMAGGIVSMHYVGMAALQMEPGMSYDPVLFTASLAIALVASAVALLICRCLQSVDGLKGMAFQFGAALIMGVAICGMHYTGMAAMIYPDNAMPAADNLLSGDWLGAPLALVSGALIFVALVISGNDVKHRRNAELLAQAESERVERKALYDAATGLPNRASLANHLVGELAGSESDDNTFAVLYLDVANHREIPAKQAEDAMATLASAITAAIDQGVYLARYSSSSFVVIVNDPGHRKHKGMYQRLRNLPTQTEDGGVALTWRTGHSVFPNSGRNSRMLLRKAMKTAELSTLGNSSVSEQADSLDHFGPRSALPEA, encoded by the coding sequence ATGACAGGATATTATGATTACACGCTGGTCGTTGCATCCTTTGTGGTGGCGGTCCTCGCATCCTATAGCGCATTGTATTTTGGTGCTCAACTGGCGAATCTCGAAGGGGGTAAGGCCAGGCTCTGGCTGACACTCGGTGCCCTGTCCATGGGCACAGGGGTCTGGGTCATGCATTTCGTTGGTATGCAGGCTTACGTAATGCCTGTGGAAACAAGCTACGACCTCACCATAACCGTCGTCTCCTGGCTCGCCGCAGTGGGTGCATCAGGGCTTGCCTTGTACATCATTGGCAAGGAACGTATTGGAAATGTGCAGTTCGCGATCGGCAGCCTCTTCATGGCAGGCGGAATTGTCTCTATGCACTATGTCGGCATGGCTGCGCTGCAAATGGAGCCCGGCATGAGCTACGATCCCGTGCTTTTCACCGCCTCATTGGCCATCGCGCTTGTGGCCTCTGCCGTCGCGCTGCTTATCTGTCGGTGTTTGCAGTCGGTTGATGGGCTGAAAGGAATGGCCTTCCAGTTCGGTGCTGCCCTGATCATGGGTGTGGCGATTTGTGGCATGCACTACACCGGCATGGCCGCGATGATCTATCCCGACAACGCCATGCCCGCCGCAGACAATCTTTTGTCGGGTGATTGGTTGGGTGCACCACTTGCCCTGGTTAGCGGTGCGCTCATCTTTGTGGCTCTGGTTATTTCGGGCAACGATGTAAAGCATCGTCGGAACGCAGAATTGCTGGCTCAGGCGGAATCGGAGCGTGTCGAGCGCAAGGCACTTTATGATGCGGCCACCGGGCTGCCAAACCGAGCCAGTCTGGCGAACCATCTGGTCGGAGAGTTGGCCGGAAGTGAATCCGATGACAATACATTTGCCGTGCTTTACCTGGACGTTGCCAACCACCGGGAGATACCTGCAAAGCAGGCTGAAGATGCCATGGCGACACTTGCCAGCGCAATTACGGCTGCAATCGACCAGGGCGTCTATCTTGCCCGCTATTCATCCAGTTCATTTGTGGTGATTGTGAACGATCCGGGGCACCGAAAGCATAAAGGTATGTACCAGCGCCTTCGCAACCTGCCGACTCAAACGGAAGACGGTGGCGTGGCGTTGACCTGGCGGACCGGCCATAGCGTTTTCCCGAATTCAGGCCGCAACAGCCGGATGTTGTTGCGGAAGGCGATGAAAACGGCAGAACTTTCTACGCTGGGGAATTCCAGTGTGTCAGAGCAGGCCGACTCACTGGATCACTTCGGGCCACGCTCTGCGCTGCCTGAGGCATAA
- a CDS encoding PEP-CTERM sorting domain-containing protein, producing MSFRQLFSTVLLVSAATGVSAAPITVQWTGTLGGNPDYEPASIASRIANGDTISGQFSFDTNAAFVPSMSFGANYSGDGDTIGHYLHDASIGSYSATINNDVTFGSDPSDTQIYYQVLNDHTLGIDPDGMDRFGFWSRDVNTNFSGTSVAPRNFQMFFNDHSGTLLDDISLAGSADNLSAFSDIRGEISTSSSDADESFFMTFSVDSFSVIRHDNQPVAVPEPATLSLFMLGLAGLVARHRRR from the coding sequence ATGTCGTTTCGTCAGTTGTTCTCGACTGTCCTGCTGGTAAGCGCAGCCACCGGCGTTTCAGCCGCCCCGATAACCGTTCAGTGGACAGGCACGCTCGGCGGCAATCCAGATTATGAACCTGCCTCCATCGCATCGAGAATTGCTAACGGGGATACTATTTCCGGTCAGTTTTCCTTCGACACAAACGCTGCATTCGTTCCGTCGATGTCTTTTGGCGCCAATTACTCCGGAGATGGTGACACCATCGGGCACTACCTGCACGACGCATCAATTGGCAGCTACTCCGCTACCATCAATAACGATGTGACCTTCGGTTCAGACCCTTCTGACACTCAAATCTATTACCAGGTGCTCAACGACCATACGCTTGGTATTGATCCGGATGGAATGGATCGCTTTGGTTTCTGGAGCCGGGATGTTAACACCAACTTCAGCGGTACCAGTGTCGCGCCACGAAACTTTCAGATGTTCTTTAATGACCACTCTGGCACCCTCCTGGATGACATTTCGCTTGCGGGAAGTGCCGACAATCTCTCCGCTTTCAGCGATATCAGGGGAGAAATTTCGACCTCCTCGAGTGACGCCGATGAGTCCTTTTTCATGACTTTTTCAGTCGACAGCTTTTCAGTCATCCGTCACGACAATCAGCCGGTAGCTGTGCCCGAACCCGCGACGCTTTCTTTATTCATGCTCGGGCTTGCGGGCCTTGTCGCCCGTCACAGGCGCCGCTGA
- a CDS encoding DUF2182 domain-containing protein — protein sequence MIQTSAQAYRRDRRVVVAGIILISLLSWIYLVALATPDQAAHSPEHTVMQPAMTAWDGGLLVLNMVMWGVMMIAMMSPTATPMVLSFTRLQHQREARPKAVRLTTWFITGYLVAWFAFGLTAALAQWVLYSRELMTSAMGSTTPLLAGGLLVAAGLFQWSGLKNACLTKCRSPLNFLLNEWRPGSRGALIMGLRHGLYCVGCCWVLMLLMFVGGVMNLTWMAAIAIYVLLEKVLPPIRVLGSFIGILLVLAGAVTLGVTLAR from the coding sequence ATGATTCAGACAAGCGCCCAGGCGTACCGGCGGGATCGTCGCGTAGTGGTTGCGGGCATTATCCTGATCAGTCTGTTGAGCTGGATCTATTTGGTTGCCCTCGCCACTCCCGACCAGGCCGCCCACTCGCCAGAGCATACGGTGATGCAACCAGCTATGACCGCCTGGGACGGCGGTCTGCTGGTGCTCAACATGGTCATGTGGGGCGTAATGATGATCGCCATGATGTCGCCCACCGCTACGCCCATGGTCCTGAGCTTCACCCGTCTTCAACACCAGCGCGAGGCCAGGCCAAAAGCCGTTCGGTTGACAACCTGGTTTATCACGGGATATCTGGTGGCCTGGTTCGCCTTCGGCCTGACGGCGGCCCTCGCCCAATGGGTCCTTTACAGTAGGGAATTGATGACTTCAGCCATGGGCAGCACCACGCCGCTGTTAGCAGGCGGACTCCTGGTGGCGGCGGGCCTGTTTCAGTGGAGCGGTCTGAAGAACGCGTGCCTGACCAAATGTCGGTCGCCGCTCAACTTCCTGCTCAACGAATGGCGCCCGGGCAGCCGGGGCGCCCTGATCATGGGCTTGCGCCACGGACTGTACTGTGTGGGCTGTTGTTGGGTCTTGATGTTGCTGATGTTTGTGGGCGGGGTGATGAACCTGACCTGGATGGCAGCTATCGCAATCTACGTGCTGTTGGAAAAGGTCCTTCCGCCCATTCGTGTCTTGGGTTCATTCATCGGTATCTTGTTGGTGTTGGCCGGCGCTGTGACTCTGGGCGTGACCCTGGCCCGGTAG
- a CDS encoding DUF1326 domain-containing protein: MNTNNWKLNGHYLESCTCKEVCPCLHLGNPTEGDCTGLVAWHIDKGVYEDTSLDGLNVVVALQTPGAMADGNWKVVLYLDEAGSEPQREALAKIFGGEAGGHPAVLTSFISEVLGVEHVPIHYETTEGEVRLSVGKTASAVVHANEGQEGKPVTLHNHPFAVAPGFPATLATSESLRHQAYGLELDTARRSAAYSEFSYTGP, from the coding sequence ATGAATACAAACAACTGGAAACTGAATGGCCATTACCTCGAAAGCTGTACCTGCAAGGAAGTCTGCCCCTGTCTGCATCTGGGCAACCCTACCGAAGGCGACTGCACCGGCCTGGTGGCCTGGCACATCGATAAGGGCGTGTATGAGGATACGTCTCTGGACGGCCTTAATGTTGTGGTGGCTCTGCAAACGCCCGGCGCCATGGCGGACGGCAACTGGAAGGTGGTGCTTTACCTGGATGAAGCGGGTAGCGAGCCCCAGCGGGAAGCCCTGGCAAAAATATTCGGTGGTGAGGCCGGGGGCCATCCGGCCGTGTTGACCTCGTTTATTTCTGAGGTGCTGGGTGTGGAGCATGTCCCGATTCACTATGAAACCACCGAGGGCGAAGTGCGTTTGAGCGTGGGGAAGACCGCCAGTGCGGTGGTTCATGCCAATGAGGGCCAGGAAGGCAAACCGGTGACGCTGCACAACCATCCGTTTGCGGTTGCGCCCGGGTTTCCCGCGACCCTGGCGACTTCTGAGTCACTGCGGCATCAGGCATACGGCCTTGAGCTGGACACCGCCCGGCGCAGTGCGGCCTATTCGGAATTCAGCTACACAGGCCCGTGA
- a CDS encoding winged helix-turn-helix domain-containing protein produces the protein MQRQTDRLHPVEQDFVGRGEELKALGTLLEPDGPGVTHVYGIAGIGKSRLLAVFANRARAEGATIVRLDCRTMEPTTEGFLRELGEAVGRRIGDVEQACLRLGELGARVILVLDTYEVYRLMDTWLRQTLVPALPDNVRLLCLGRESPLAAWRTAPGRPVRALSLGALEDAEAARLLTRAGVPAKSAARVVHATHGHPLALQLAASAYAERPDLAFEELSLQQALEALTEMFLADVRDPATRRALEACSVVRRVTVSLLRALLPDLAPRDAYDRLRALPFVEPADDGLLIHDAVREAMARSLRARDPCAFLGYQKAAWQQLVEETRGTGRGELWRYTADRLYLIENPVVREAFFPSGTQSLAVEPATSDDGEAIVDIIQRWEGPEAAAYLQRWWRRRPDTFAVARGREGQVLGLCCKFVSDRVEPGWLRDDSVTDQWCQHLEAHPLPENQRALFCRRWLSVEKGEAPSSVQAALWLDLKRTYMELRPQLRRVYLTVQDLAAYAPVATRLGFEVLEDREQKLDGDSYHSAVLDFGPGSVDGWLAELAAGELGIEGESLLDTQARELVVDGERLSLTPLEFGVIKYLSDHESEAVSRTDLLRHVWDTRYYGGSNVVDTVVRSLRRKLGHYARRIETVTGVGYRFRSHR, from the coding sequence ATGCAGCGACAAACCGATCGGTTGCATCCCGTGGAGCAGGATTTTGTCGGGCGGGGCGAAGAACTCAAGGCCCTGGGCACGCTGCTCGAGCCCGATGGACCCGGGGTCACTCATGTCTACGGCATTGCCGGTATTGGCAAGAGCCGCCTGCTGGCCGTGTTTGCCAATCGGGCGAGGGCGGAGGGCGCCACCATCGTACGGCTCGATTGCCGCACCATGGAACCCACCACCGAGGGCTTCCTCCGGGAGCTGGGGGAGGCCGTGGGTCGCAGGATTGGCGATGTTGAACAAGCCTGCCTGCGCCTTGGCGAACTGGGCGCCCGGGTAATTCTGGTGCTCGATACCTACGAGGTGTATCGGTTGATGGATACCTGGTTGCGCCAGACGCTGGTACCTGCGTTGCCCGACAATGTTCGTCTACTGTGCCTGGGGCGGGAGAGCCCCCTGGCGGCCTGGCGAACGGCCCCCGGCCGTCCTGTTCGCGCCCTGTCACTGGGGGCCCTGGAAGACGCTGAAGCTGCCCGGCTTTTAACCCGGGCCGGCGTGCCCGCCAAGTCCGCCGCCCGCGTTGTCCATGCCACCCATGGCCACCCGCTGGCTCTGCAGCTCGCGGCCTCGGCCTATGCCGAGCGACCCGATCTGGCGTTTGAAGAGCTGAGTTTGCAGCAGGCCCTGGAGGCGCTCACCGAGATGTTTCTGGCCGATGTGCGCGACCCCGCCACCCGCCGCGCCCTGGAGGCCTGCTCTGTGGTGCGGCGGGTAACCGTGTCCCTGCTCCGGGCACTGTTGCCGGATCTGGCCCCGCGCGATGCCTATGACCGCCTGCGGGCGCTGCCCTTCGTGGAACCGGCCGACGATGGGCTGCTGATTCACGACGCGGTGCGCGAGGCCATGGCGCGCTCCCTGCGGGCTAGGGACCCCTGCGCGTTTCTCGGATACCAAAAAGCCGCCTGGCAACAACTGGTGGAGGAAACCCGAGGCACCGGCCGGGGCGAACTGTGGCGCTATACTGCTGACCGGCTCTACCTGATTGAAAACCCGGTGGTGCGTGAGGCCTTTTTCCCCAGCGGTACCCAGAGCCTGGCAGTGGAACCGGCAACCAGCGACGACGGTGAGGCCATTGTAGACATTATCCAACGCTGGGAGGGCCCCGAGGCGGCGGCATACCTACAGCGTTGGTGGCGACGGCGGCCGGATACCTTTGCCGTTGCGCGCGGCCGGGAGGGGCAGGTTCTGGGTCTGTGCTGCAAATTCGTCAGCGACCGTGTGGAGCCTGGCTGGCTTCGGGACGATTCCGTTACCGACCAGTGGTGCCAGCACCTGGAAGCCCACCCGCTACCGGAGAATCAACGGGCACTGTTCTGTCGGCGCTGGCTGAGCGTCGAAAAGGGCGAGGCTCCCTCCTCGGTGCAGGCGGCTCTTTGGCTGGACCTGAAACGCACCTATATGGAACTGCGCCCGCAGCTTCGGCGGGTCTATCTCACCGTTCAGGACCTGGCGGCCTATGCCCCCGTGGCCACGCGTCTGGGATTCGAGGTGTTGGAAGATCGAGAGCAAAAGCTGGACGGCGACAGCTACCATAGCGCGGTGCTGGATTTTGGGCCGGGTTCGGTGGATGGCTGGCTGGCGGAACTGGCAGCAGGGGAACTGGGTATAGAAGGCGAATCACTGCTGGACACCCAGGCCCGGGAGCTGGTGGTGGACGGCGAGCGGCTTTCCCTGACGCCTCTGGAGTTCGGGGTAATCAAGTACCTGAGTGACCATGAAAGCGAGGCAGTCTCCCGCACCGATCTGCTCCGCCATGTCTGGGACACCCGCTACTATGGCGGCAGCAATGTGGTGGACACAGTAGTGCGTAGCCTGCGCCGAAAATTGGGCCACTATGCCCGGCGCATAGAAACCGTTACTGGAGTGGGCTATCGCTTTCGATCACACCGGTAG